In the Flagellimonas sp. HMM57 genome, one interval contains:
- a CDS encoding pyruvate kinase, producing MSMSFKEMNEISLRIESLIAKIEEQDTANREILKNSNPVYKKSARNLLHYGTFRSFDVRKIQAQLKYLGLTRLANSEGNILGSLVNVKTVIDRLNLSSERSSNHDCLSIGEGSNLLKKHTNNLFGARSEDRRVRIMVTQPTKAAHDYNMVLEMVKSGMDCARINCAHDNAEIWKDIVLNIKKAALECGTTVKIAMDLAGPKIRTGNLLEGSKVKKFKPKRTAVGIVESPAHIELVPDTKGDLGPNEIPVSNSWMTQLQERDFVALKDTRSKFRKLQVVKVKKDRLLLSSEKTVYIGTGTKLFPMRSDLDKGIVGELPVVARYITLRKDDLLIVSGKDEEGSLSKFDKEGRLIQPGKISCIPHSVVKRVKKGEPILFDDGKIKGIIEDVSDDFFMVRIKKAKENGSKLKAEKGINFPTLDMGINGLTAKDKKDLEFVAQYADIVNYSYINTEADVVELLDEMERLNIKDKISIILKIETRFAFRNLVKILLAAMKTKYLGIMIARGDLALEVGWKNMSKVQEEILSFCGAAHIPVVWATQVLESLAKNGLPSRSEIADTASSVRAECVMLNKGPYINEAIKLLDEILHDMERLHEKKEGMWPKIEWL from the coding sequence ATGAGCATGTCTTTTAAGGAAATGAACGAAATAAGCTTAAGGATCGAATCTTTGATAGCTAAAATTGAAGAGCAAGACACAGCTAATAGGGAAATCCTTAAAAATAGTAACCCAGTTTATAAGAAAAGTGCTAGGAATCTATTGCATTATGGAACTTTTAGAAGTTTTGATGTTAGGAAGATTCAAGCACAACTAAAGTACTTGGGTTTGACGCGTTTGGCAAATTCAGAAGGCAATATTTTAGGAAGTCTGGTGAACGTCAAAACAGTTATAGACCGCTTGAACTTAAGTTCAGAAAGATCAAGCAATCATGATTGCTTGTCCATAGGTGAGGGGAGCAACCTGCTAAAAAAACATACGAACAACCTCTTTGGAGCTAGGTCAGAGGATAGAAGGGTGCGCATTATGGTAACCCAGCCCACAAAAGCTGCGCATGACTATAATATGGTTCTAGAAATGGTGAAGAGTGGGATGGATTGTGCACGAATTAACTGTGCCCATGACAATGCCGAGATTTGGAAGGACATTGTGCTGAACATAAAAAAAGCAGCTTTGGAGTGCGGGACTACGGTTAAAATTGCGATGGATTTGGCAGGACCCAAGATAAGAACAGGCAATCTTCTGGAGGGTTCCAAGGTGAAAAAATTCAAACCAAAGCGAACAGCGGTCGGAATTGTTGAAAGCCCTGCACATATCGAACTTGTTCCAGATACAAAAGGTGATTTAGGTCCAAATGAAATTCCTGTTTCCAATTCTTGGATGACACAGTTACAAGAAAGGGACTTTGTTGCTTTAAAGGATACAAGAAGCAAGTTTCGTAAGCTGCAAGTTGTAAAGGTTAAAAAAGACCGGTTGCTACTCAGTAGTGAAAAAACGGTATATATAGGAACGGGAACCAAACTGTTTCCAATGCGTTCGGATTTGGATAAAGGCATTGTGGGCGAACTTCCCGTGGTAGCTCGTTATATTACTTTGCGTAAGGATGATTTACTGATAGTCTCTGGAAAAGATGAGGAAGGAAGCCTTTCTAAATTTGATAAAGAGGGTCGTTTAATTCAACCCGGTAAGATATCCTGTATTCCCCATTCTGTGGTTAAAAGAGTAAAAAAGGGCGAGCCTATTTTGTTTGATGATGGAAAAATCAAGGGAATCATAGAAGATGTAAGCGATGATTTTTTTATGGTACGCATAAAGAAAGCAAAAGAAAATGGGTCTAAATTAAAAGCTGAAAAAGGAATCAATTTTCCAACTTTGGATATGGGCATAAATGGGCTAACAGCAAAAGATAAAAAAGATTTGGAATTTGTTGCCCAATATGCAGATATCGTAAACTATTCATACATCAACACTGAAGCGGATGTAGTCGAGCTATTGGACGAAATGGAACGATTGAATATAAAAGATAAGATAAGTATAATCCTCAAAATAGAAACACGCTTCGCTTTTAGGAACTTGGTGAAAATACTGCTTGCAGCAATGAAGACAAAGTATTTGGGAATAATGATAGCAAGGGGCGATTTGGCATTGGAAGTGGGGTGGAAAAATATGAGCAAAGTACAGGAAGAGATTTTGTCCTTTTGCGGTGCTGCACATATTCCTGTTGTCTGGGCCACCCAGGTCTTGGAAAGTTTGGCAAAAAATGGATTGCCATCGCGATCTGAGATTGCAGATACAGCATCTTCCGTTAGAGCAGAATGTGTAATGCTCAATAAAGGTCCTTATATTAATGAAGCCATTAAGTTATTGGATGAGATCCTACATGATATGGAGCGTTTACACGAAAAAAAAGAAGGAATGTGGCCAAAAATAGAATGGCTTTGA
- a CDS encoding type III pantothenate kinase: MNLVIDIGNTRIKYAVFEHRTIRFYESSESGLFLSRVKELFELYPKINRALIASVGNLEGKELEIVSLFCNVHLLSSSSKVPFKNSYATPSTLGMDRVALATAAFYQNPRGNTLVIDAGTCITYDMINDSGEYVGGAISPGVQMRYRAMHDQTNALPLLQPEEILDFIGNSTKTSMHSGVINGVSQEIDGVINQYRSRFQDLTVILTGGDSHFFANRLKNTIFANSKFLLEGLNYLLDYNKH; the protein is encoded by the coding sequence ATGAACCTGGTTATTGATATAGGCAATACACGTATAAAGTATGCGGTTTTTGAACATAGAACAATAAGGTTTTATGAGAGCTCAGAATCTGGATTATTTTTATCGCGGGTCAAAGAACTTTTTGAATTGTATCCAAAAATCAATCGGGCGCTAATTGCATCAGTTGGGAACCTAGAAGGGAAAGAACTTGAGATTGTTTCGTTGTTCTGTAATGTACACCTACTTTCCAGTAGCTCCAAGGTGCCTTTCAAGAATAGTTATGCAACCCCTTCGACTTTAGGTATGGACCGTGTTGCGCTTGCTACAGCTGCTTTTTATCAAAACCCAAGGGGAAATACGCTGGTTATCGATGCGGGTACATGTATCACATACGATATGATAAACGATTCTGGAGAGTATGTGGGTGGGGCTATTTCACCAGGTGTACAAATGAGATATAGGGCTATGCATGATCAGACAAATGCCCTTCCTTTACTTCAGCCAGAAGAAATCTTGGATTTTATCGGGAATTCAACCAAAACAAGTATGCATAGTGGTGTAATAAACGGCGTTTCTCAGGAAATTGATGGAGTGATTAACCAGTATAGATCTCGCTTTCAAGATTTAACAGTTATTTTAACAGGCGGTGACTCCCATTTTTTTGCTAACCGATTAAAAAATACCATATTTGCGAATTCTAAATTTCTCTTGGAGGGGCTCAATTACTTGCTGGATTACAACAAACACTAG
- the lptC gene encoding LPS export ABC transporter periplasmic protein LptC: protein MKQVKKNKLEYFATVFTVAILFISCADDYKRVGEEAVKPIFPQGVAQNFTLTYTETIDEMSTEDLSNSRVIAVLTSPITEDFDNQDFKYRTFPEGLKVDFFDEKSQKSVITADYGIVYSQTNLIDLQGNVVIESHDGKKLETPQLFYDRANNWIFTEEKFTYTNPEDGTVMDGEGMDFNRDFSFFNAHKTYGLMTLKEKE from the coding sequence GTGAAACAGGTAAAAAAAAATAAGCTTGAATATTTTGCCACGGTTTTTACCGTGGCAATCCTTTTTATATCCTGTGCTGATGACTATAAACGAGTAGGAGAAGAGGCGGTTAAACCCATTTTTCCACAAGGAGTGGCACAAAATTTTACACTCACCTATACGGAGACCATAGATGAAATGAGCACGGAGGACTTGTCCAACTCTAGGGTGATTGCCGTGCTAACGAGTCCAATAACAGAGGATTTCGACAATCAAGATTTTAAATATCGTACCTTTCCAGAAGGGCTAAAAGTGGATTTTTTTGATGAAAAAAGTCAAAAAAGTGTTATCACGGCGGACTATGGGATAGTATATTCCCAGACCAATTTAATAGACCTTCAAGGTAACGTGGTCATAGAGAGCCACGATGGAAAAAAGCTGGAAACCCCTCAGCTCTTTTATGATAGGGCGAACAATTGGATTTTTACAGAGGAAAAGTTTACCTATACAAATCCTGAAGATGGAACGGTGATGGACGGAGAAGGTATGGATTTTAATAGGGACTTTAGCTTCTTCAATGCACATAAAACATATGGTCTAATGACCTTAAAAGAAAAGGAATAG
- a CDS encoding hemolysin family protein, which produces MDTSLLIIIFSLLFSAFFSGMEIAFISANKIHIEIEKKQEGFFAKVLTWLTGKPSKFIVTMLIGNNIALVIYGLFMGDVLMAWFQNALPTSSEFLNALLTDFSLVSQTVISTLIILVTAEFLPKVLFQIYSNTLLKVFAIPAYFFYLLFSFISWFVIKVSDFILRVFFKTDGDEVQLAFTKIELGDYITEQMETVEEEDEVDSEIQIFQNALEFSTVKAREVMVPRTEITAVEINETPKNLTKLFSETGLSKILVYKESIDEIIGYVHSYELFKKPKSIKSILLPVEFVPETMLIQDILNVLTKKRKSIAVVLDEYGGTSGIMTVEDIIEELFGEIEDEHDTTDLHEEQVSENVYKFSARLEVDYINENYKLELPESDEYETLGGLIMNEIGEIPEHDSEIKIDDFLFHILEVSNTKIDLVSVHVLPEN; this is translated from the coding sequence TTGGATACGTCTTTGCTTATCATTATTTTCTCCTTATTGTTTTCCGCTTTTTTTTCGGGAATGGAGATTGCGTTCATATCCGCGAATAAGATTCACATAGAAATTGAGAAAAAGCAGGAAGGTTTTTTTGCCAAAGTACTCACTTGGCTCACAGGGAAACCTTCAAAATTTATCGTCACTATGCTTATTGGCAACAATATAGCATTGGTCATATATGGTCTGTTTATGGGCGATGTGCTCATGGCGTGGTTTCAAAATGCATTGCCTACTTCTTCTGAGTTTTTAAATGCATTGCTGACTGATTTTAGCTTAGTGTCCCAAACGGTGATTTCCACTTTGATTATCTTGGTTACCGCTGAATTTCTACCAAAAGTGCTATTTCAGATTTATTCGAACACACTTCTAAAAGTCTTTGCAATTCCAGCGTATTTCTTTTACCTGTTGTTTTCCTTTATTTCTTGGTTTGTGATAAAAGTGTCGGATTTTATCCTAAGGGTATTTTTTAAGACGGATGGTGACGAGGTACAATTGGCATTTACCAAAATAGAACTTGGCGACTACATTACAGAACAAATGGAGACGGTGGAAGAGGAGGATGAAGTGGATTCGGAAATCCAGATATTTCAAAACGCTTTGGAATTTTCAACAGTAAAGGCCAGAGAGGTAATGGTGCCCCGTACCGAAATTACTGCAGTAGAGATAAATGAAACCCCAAAAAACCTTACCAAATTATTTTCAGAAACAGGCCTTTCTAAAATTTTAGTCTACAAAGAAAGTATAGATGAAATTATAGGGTATGTACACTCCTATGAACTCTTTAAAAAACCAAAAAGCATTAAAAGTATTCTTTTGCCCGTAGAGTTTGTGCCAGAAACGATGTTGATACAGGATATTCTCAACGTATTGACCAAAAAACGGAAGAGTATTGCAGTGGTACTGGACGAATACGGTGGAACATCTGGTATTATGACTGTTGAGGATATTATTGAAGAGTTGTTTGGAGAGATTGAAGATGAGCACGACACCACAGACTTGCACGAAGAACAAGTGAGCGAAAACGTATATAAGTTCTCTGCACGCTTAGAAGTGGACTACATTAACGAAAACTATAAATTGGAGCTTCCGGAGAGTGATGAGTACGAAACCTTGGGTGGATTGATCATGAATGAAATCGGTGAAATACCGGAACATGATTCCGAAATAAAGATAGATGATTTCTTATTTCATATCTTAGAAGTTTCCAATACCAAAATCGATTTGGTCAGCGTTCATGTTCTCCCTGAAAATTAA
- a CDS encoding peptidylprolyl isomerase, with the protein MAILENIRKRTTVLILIIGLALFAFVISGVFSSNDLGGGKVGSAVAEVNGESISIDDFRREVEIASRRFGPNLSSTQLVSRVYDQEVRKEILGQQFEDLGINVESDQIVEFVKTSGYAQIPDFQDENGVFNAEVFKSAIADWKANDPLRYDAWLQDEKSIIQSAKERLYFNLIKGGVGATLTEGAFDYRMSNEKVDIQYVRVPYTSIADSTIQVSKKDIEAYVNEHKEDFKQEKARDIRFVFFEEKASVEDEKAVEDAMTALLDDTVEYIQERNTTDTIPGFRNATDVGAFLDRNSDSKFDTIFKAKKDLPAVVADSLMALEVGEIYGPYRDGDFFKVSKMMNRKPNGTVKASHILFAYEGAERANPSIKRTKEEAEEKAKEILDEAKEEGAVFTTLARDNSDGPSAPRGGDLGYFQEGVMADEFNDFAFGNEVGTIGLVETQFGFHVIKVDDKQDVVQVATFSREIEPSEETINTLFTEATKFEMSATDGKADDFGDIARSSEHTVRPVNKIKEMDENLPGLSAQRGIVQWAFNEDTEVGDIKRFNINNGYAVVQLTKKYKEGLMTSEDASATALPKIRKERKAEKIMLANQGKDMDTFAKDNNVTVSNASALTMKSPTIPGAGRESLVVGNAFAMDQDKASGLIKGETGVFKVKVIKREEAPTIDNFSTYANTLKTSASNRVNGDVYNALKEGSEIEDKRATFY; encoded by the coding sequence ATGGCAATATTAGAGAATATTAGAAAACGGACAACGGTACTGATTTTGATTATCGGTCTCGCTTTGTTCGCATTTGTAATATCAGGAGTCTTCTCAAGCAATGATTTGGGAGGTGGAAAAGTAGGTTCTGCGGTGGCGGAAGTGAATGGGGAAAGTATTTCTATTGATGATTTTAGGAGAGAAGTAGAGATTGCATCCAGAAGATTTGGCCCTAATCTATCTTCAACACAGCTGGTAAGCCGTGTGTACGATCAAGAAGTAAGAAAGGAAATCCTGGGTCAGCAGTTTGAAGACTTGGGCATTAATGTGGAGAGCGACCAAATCGTAGAGTTTGTAAAGACCTCGGGTTATGCACAGATTCCCGATTTTCAAGATGAAAATGGAGTATTTAATGCTGAGGTGTTTAAAAGCGCCATTGCAGACTGGAAAGCAAACGACCCACTTCGTTACGATGCTTGGTTACAAGATGAGAAGTCCATTATACAATCTGCGAAGGAACGCCTATATTTTAATTTGATAAAAGGGGGCGTTGGTGCAACCTTGACCGAAGGTGCATTTGATTATAGGATGTCGAACGAGAAAGTCGATATCCAATATGTTCGAGTGCCATATACCTCGATTGCAGATAGTACCATTCAAGTTTCAAAAAAAGATATTGAGGCTTATGTAAATGAGCACAAGGAAGATTTTAAACAGGAAAAAGCTAGGGATATCAGATTTGTCTTTTTTGAGGAAAAGGCTTCCGTAGAAGATGAAAAAGCTGTTGAAGACGCAATGACCGCCCTTTTGGACGATACTGTTGAGTACATTCAGGAAAGAAATACTACGGATACTATTCCCGGTTTTAGAAACGCTACAGATGTTGGTGCTTTTTTAGATAGAAATTCCGATAGTAAGTTCGATACCATTTTTAAAGCTAAAAAAGATTTGCCCGCTGTTGTGGCCGATAGTTTAATGGCTTTGGAAGTAGGTGAAATTTACGGACCCTACCGTGATGGTGACTTTTTCAAGGTTTCTAAAATGATGAATAGAAAGCCCAATGGAACCGTAAAAGCAAGTCATATTTTATTTGCTTACGAAGGTGCCGAACGTGCCAACCCTAGTATTAAAAGAACAAAAGAAGAAGCGGAGGAAAAAGCAAAAGAGATTTTGGACGAAGCTAAAGAAGAAGGAGCTGTATTTACAACACTGGCAAGAGATAACTCTGATGGCCCTTCAGCACCAAGGGGTGGTGACTTAGGATATTTTCAAGAAGGTGTCATGGCAGATGAGTTCAATGACTTTGCCTTTGGAAACGAAGTGGGCACCATAGGCTTGGTAGAAACCCAGTTTGGTTTTCATGTTATTAAAGTGGACGATAAGCAAGATGTTGTACAGGTGGCAACTTTTTCCAGAGAAATAGAACCTTCAGAAGAGACGATAAATACGTTGTTCACCGAAGCCACAAAATTTGAGATGTCGGCTACAGATGGTAAGGCGGATGATTTTGGAGACATTGCAAGGTCTTCTGAACATACCGTAAGACCTGTGAACAAAATCAAGGAGATGGATGAAAACCTTCCCGGTCTTTCTGCACAAAGAGGTATTGTACAATGGGCTTTTAACGAAGATACCGAGGTTGGTGATATCAAACGTTTCAATATTAACAATGGGTATGCCGTGGTGCAACTGACCAAAAAATATAAAGAAGGTTTAATGACTTCGGAAGATGCTTCGGCGACTGCATTACCAAAGATTAGAAAAGAGCGTAAAGCAGAAAAAATCATGCTTGCCAATCAAGGTAAAGACATGGATACCTTTGCAAAAGACAATAATGTTACGGTTTCGAATGCCTCTGCATTGACCATGAAATCCCCAACCATACCTGGTGCTGGACGTGAGTCATTGGTCGTAGGAAATGCATTTGCCATGGATCAAGATAAAGCCTCTGGTCTTATTAAAGGAGAAACAGGGGTATTTAAGGTCAAGGTAATCAAAAGAGAGGAAGCTCCAACCATCGATAACTTTAGTACGTATGCAAATACGCTGAAGACCAGTGCTTCAAACCGAGTTAATGGTGATGTGTACAACGCACTAAAGGAAGGATCGGAAATAGAAGATAAGCGGGCTACGTTCTACTAG
- a CDS encoding GYDIA family GHMP kinase has protein sequence MHKEFYSNGKLLLSGEYAVLDGALSLAIPTKHGQSLKITTTTTGFLEWESFDKTKTAWFNGSFDIKSLKTIDTTDKNVAKTLSELLVEAKSQNSRFLENSSGLKVETKLTFPKKWGLGTSSTLINNIAQWAEVDAYRLLWNAFGGSGYDIACAQHYQPILYQKENNTAHVEEVTFQPSFANSIYFVYLNQKQSSKEAITAYRTQYFDVHSLITNISTITKKMVNTTSLSEFESLMLQHEDILSEVLGLETVKSKLFADFTGAIKSLGAWGGDFIMATGGSDVSDYFKAKGFETVVPYADMVL, from the coding sequence ATGCACAAAGAATTTTACAGTAATGGAAAGTTATTGCTCTCTGGAGAGTACGCTGTTTTAGATGGTGCCCTGAGCCTTGCAATCCCTACAAAACATGGGCAATCTTTAAAAATAACCACAACTACAACAGGCTTTTTAGAGTGGGAAAGTTTCGACAAAACCAAAACTGCTTGGTTTAACGGAAGCTTCGATATAAAAAGTCTGAAGACCATCGACACTACGGATAAAAATGTTGCAAAAACACTATCTGAATTATTGGTTGAAGCCAAATCACAAAATTCACGATTTTTAGAGAATTCTTCAGGTTTAAAGGTGGAGACCAAGCTTACTTTCCCGAAAAAATGGGGGCTGGGCACCTCTTCCACACTCATAAACAATATTGCCCAATGGGCAGAAGTAGATGCATATCGACTATTATGGAATGCATTTGGCGGCAGTGGATATGACATAGCTTGTGCACAGCATTATCAACCCATCTTATATCAAAAAGAAAACAATACTGCACACGTTGAGGAAGTGACCTTCCAGCCTTCTTTTGCCAATTCCATATACTTTGTTTACCTCAATCAAAAGCAAAGCAGTAAGGAAGCTATTACAGCCTACAGAACGCAGTATTTTGATGTACATAGTTTAATTACCAATATTTCAACGATTACCAAAAAGATGGTGAATACAACATCACTTTCAGAATTTGAATCCTTAATGCTGCAACATGAAGATATATTGTCAGAAGTACTAGGATTAGAAACTGTAAAATCCAAGCTTTTTGCTGATTTCACAGGCGCGATTAAAAGTCTTGGTGCTTGGGGTGGTGATTTTATTATGGCAACTGGCGGCTCAGATGTTTCTGATTACTTTAAGGCGAAAGGGTTTGAAACCGTTGTTCCGTATGCCGATATGGTACTTTAA
- a CDS encoding DUF5615 family PIN-like protein, translated as MRLLFDQNISFRLLKKILPIFSESFSVKDLNLINSSDIEIWKYAKANKFTIITFDADFFDLNTLYGGPPKIIWLKTGNMTTNSIAQLFIDQETLIKDFIANETSDFLLLSY; from the coding sequence GTGAGACTACTTTTTGACCAAAACATTTCTTTCCGTCTTTTAAAAAAAATACTTCCTATTTTTTCTGAATCCTTTTCTGTAAAGGACTTAAATCTTATAAATTCTTCGGATATTGAAATATGGAAATATGCAAAAGCCAATAAATTTACCATCATAACTTTTGATGCAGATTTTTTTGATTTGAATACGCTATATGGTGGCCCTCCAAAAATCATTTGGTTAAAAACTGGAAATATGACAACCAACTCAATTGCACAATTATTCATTGATCAGGAAACTTTGATAAAAGATTTTATAGCCAATGAAACAAGTGACTTCTTATTGCTATCCTATTAA
- a CDS encoding DUF433 domain-containing protein → MERLEKYIEIDSSKRFGKPVLKGTRISIYDVLNWMANGMSKSMILEDFPELTEQHINACLAYAADREKKLNIAS, encoded by the coding sequence TTGGAACGATTAGAGAAATACATAGAAATTGATTCTTCAAAAAGATTTGGAAAACCAGTATTGAAGGGAACTAGAATATCAATTTATGATGTTTTAAACTGGATGGCCAATGGGATGAGCAAATCAATGATCTTAGAAGACTTTCCAGAGTTGACCGAGCAACATATCAATGCTTGTTTGGCATATGCAGCTGATAGAGAAAAGAAATTGAACATTGCTTCGTGA